The region CTCCCTGGCCGCGGGCGCGCTGCGCCTGCGAGCGAGGGCGGTCCGGTTCATGCCGCCGCGCACCGAGCCGCGCTGGGCCCGGCAGAGCCCGAACGTCCGCGGCTACCCCGGCGGCTACGACCCCTCGCGCATCGGCACCTTCCCCCAGGGCTGCCCCGTGCCCCACGGCATGGCCACCGTGGAGGTGCCCGCCACCGGCGCACGGGTCCCCGCGGACGGCCAGGCCCTGGCCCCCGAGGGGGCGACGCCCGCCGAGACCCCCGAGGCCACCGGTACCGACTGATCCCGCCGATCCCGCACGCGCCCCCCGCCTCTCCCCTAACCCCGAAGGAGCCGCTGATGAAGCGTTTCGATTTCCGCGACGAGATCCACCGCCTGGACGCCGAGGCCGACTGCGTGCGGATCATGCAGATCCTCAACGCCCACGAGTTCCCGTGGGACATGGGCCGGGCCCTGGGCATCGCCCTGTACCGGACCTACGCGGTGCCGAGCATCGGGGAGCTGCTGGGCGGGACGGACGAGTTCACCGGCAAGACCCAGAAGCGCTACGACGACACCGCGCTCATCCTCAACAGCATGATGCGGTACGGGTTCGAGCCCGGCCAGGGCCGCGACGCCCTGCGGCGGATGAACCAGATGCACCGGTCCTACGACATCTCCAACGACGACTACCGCTACGTGCTCAGCACGTTCGTCGTCATGCCGGTGCGCTGGCTCAACGAGTACGGGTACGGCTGGCGCCGGCTGTCCGACCACGAGGTCTCGGCGATCGTCCACTACTACCGCAGGCTCGGCAGGTACATGGGCATCAAGGAGATCCCGGAGACCTACGAGGGGTTCCGGGACCTGCTCGACGCCTACGAGAAGGAGCACTTCGCCTACACCGAGGGCGGTCGCAGGGTCTCCGACGCCACCCTCGACCTCATGGTGACCTTCTACCCGCCGCGGGTGGCCGGGCTGGCCCGCCGGTTCTCCATGGCGATCCTGGACGAGTCGCTGATCGAGACGTTCCGCTACGAGCCGCCGTCCAAGGCCTGGCGCAGGTCGGCGGACATCGCGCTGAAGATCCGCGCCAAGGTCGTGCGCCGGATGAAGCCGCGCGAGGAGCCGTTCTGGGCCGACCAGAACCCGAACATCCGCAGCTACCCCGGCGGCTACGACGTCAACAGGATCGGCACGTTCCCGGCGGGCTGCCCGGTCGCCCACGACGTGGACCCGGTCGCGCACGAGGAGCTGTACGGGAAGAAGGACGGCGCCTCCGCCGAGGCCGCCGAGGCCCCCGTGACCGCCGAGGCCGCAGCGGACGGGCGCGCGTGACCGCCACCTCCGAGCCCACGGCCGCCGGGACCGCCGCGCCCCCGGCGGCGGGCCCCCTGCCCCGCTCGGTGCACGCCTGGTACGGCAGCGGCGCGGTGGCCACCGGCGTCTTCAACACGGTGCCCGGCCTGCTGCTGCTCATCTACCTCACCGACACGCTCGCGGTGAGCCCGGCGGTGGCCGGCCTGGTGGTGCTGCTGCCCAAGCTGGTGGACCTG is a window of Nocardiopsis changdeensis DNA encoding:
- a CDS encoding oxygenase MpaB family protein, with amino-acid sequence MKRFDFRDEIHRLDAEADCVRIMQILNAHEFPWDMGRALGIALYRTYAVPSIGELLGGTDEFTGKTQKRYDDTALILNSMMRYGFEPGQGRDALRRMNQMHRSYDISNDDYRYVLSTFVVMPVRWLNEYGYGWRRLSDHEVSAIVHYYRRLGRYMGIKEIPETYEGFRDLLDAYEKEHFAYTEGGRRVSDATLDLMVTFYPPRVAGLARRFSMAILDESLIETFRYEPPSKAWRRSADIALKIRAKVVRRMKPREEPFWADQNPNIRSYPGGYDVNRIGTFPAGCPVAHDVDPVAHEELYGKKDGASAEAAEAPVTAEAAADGRA